One part of the Bradyrhizobium sp. CB1650 genome encodes these proteins:
- a CDS encoding Pr6Pr family membrane protein: protein MLSRLFALSICVSACAGIGLEFITLMKGGASILGAAWVLGGYFTILTNALLAVVFGAFAICGKRLDHPRLMAGVVFSIVLVGVIFALLLQGRRTLAGATAEANFLLHQFNPVLVVLFWLLFTRKGMLSWRDPLLWTLYPLGYLVYALVRGALAGKYAYPFIDVSELGWARVIGNAVLITLCFVAAGQVLVWIDRMLARR, encoded by the coding sequence ATGCTCTCTCGTTTGTTCGCTTTGTCGATCTGCGTGTCTGCATGCGCAGGCATTGGACTTGAATTCATCACATTGATGAAGGGCGGCGCATCCATTCTTGGCGCCGCGTGGGTGCTCGGCGGGTACTTTACGATCCTTACCAATGCTCTTCTCGCCGTCGTATTCGGTGCGTTTGCAATCTGCGGGAAGCGTTTAGACCATCCGCGACTGATGGCCGGAGTAGTTTTCTCAATTGTCTTGGTCGGCGTGATCTTTGCGCTCCTGCTCCAGGGGCGGCGCACCTTGGCGGGAGCGACTGCGGAGGCAAATTTCCTGCTTCATCAGTTCAACCCAGTCCTTGTCGTGCTCTTCTGGTTGCTGTTTACGCGGAAGGGAATGCTCTCGTGGCGCGATCCGCTGCTCTGGACACTCTACCCTCTGGGGTATCTGGTCTATGCCTTGGTCCGCGGCGCACTTGCGGGAAAGTACGCTTATCCGTTCATCGACGTATCTGAGCTAGGCTGGGCACGGGTTATAGGAAATGCGGTATTGATCACACTCTGTTTTGTTGCGGCTGGGCAAGTCTTGGTCTGGATCGACCGCATGCTCGCTCGACGCTGA
- a CDS encoding alpha/beta hydrolase — protein sequence MTISYRFIETNGIRMHLAEAGSGPTVLLCHGFPECWYSWRHQLEALAAAGYRAIAPDMRGYGQTDKPDAIDQYTLLHLTGDMVGLLDAIGTDQAVVVGHDWGAPVAWRCALFRPDRFRAVVGLSVPFQVRGPNRPSTVMPRTEKQRFYQLYFQTPGVAEAELEKDVHNAIKTTLFALSGDAPVEDPASLTMLPSEGGWLDGKPTTQSLPTWLTDSDIEFYVEEFKRTGFGGGLNWYRNIDRNWELLAPWSGAKVQVPALYVVGDRDGVYRSPSWSHLVPSLKQFVPLLRETIVLKGCGHWTQQERAKDVSNALLEFLKQL from the coding sequence ATGACGATCTCGTATCGATTTATCGAGACAAATGGCATTCGAATGCACCTGGCCGAAGCAGGGAGCGGCCCCACCGTGCTTCTCTGCCATGGCTTTCCGGAGTGCTGGTATTCGTGGCGGCACCAATTGGAAGCGCTCGCTGCCGCCGGATATCGCGCCATCGCGCCCGACATGCGCGGTTACGGGCAGACGGACAAACCTGATGCGATCGATCAATACACTCTATTGCATTTGACCGGAGACATGGTCGGATTGCTCGACGCGATCGGCACGGATCAAGCAGTCGTTGTCGGACATGATTGGGGAGCGCCGGTCGCTTGGCGCTGCGCGCTGTTCAGACCGGATCGATTTAGGGCCGTCGTTGGCTTGAGCGTGCCGTTTCAGGTGCGTGGTCCCAACCGACCAAGCACCGTCATGCCGAGGACCGAAAAGCAGCGCTTCTATCAACTGTATTTCCAGACGCCGGGCGTTGCCGAGGCAGAACTCGAAAAAGACGTCCACAACGCAATCAAGACGACATTGTTCGCCTTATCTGGCGATGCGCCGGTTGAAGATCCTGCGTCGCTCACGATGCTTCCTAGTGAGGGGGGGTGGCTTGATGGGAAGCCTACAACCCAATCATTGCCGACGTGGCTCACGGACAGTGACATCGAATTTTACGTTGAAGAGTTCAAGCGCACCGGCTTTGGAGGAGGTTTGAATTGGTATCGCAACATTGATCGCAATTGGGAGTTGCTCGCACCATGGTCCGGCGCAAAGGTTCAGGTCCCGGCACTCTATGTCGTTGGCGATCGAGACGGGGTTTACAGATCGCCGAGTTGGAGCCATCTCGTCCCTAGCCTGAAACAGTTCGTGCCCTTGCTTCGCGAGACAATAGTCTTGAAAGGTTGCGGTCATTGGACTCAGCAAGAGCGCGCCAAAGATGTAAGCAACGCGCTCCTGGAATTCCTGAAACAGTTATAG